The Xanthomonas fragariae genome has a segment encoding these proteins:
- a CDS encoding NAD-dependent epimerase/dehydratase family protein — protein MAQKNDKIILTGAAGLVGQNLIVELKQQGYTQLVAIDKHAHNLGIMQSLHPDVKTIHADLAEPGEWAEAFRDARLVVQLHAQITGKSTDQFVRNNQTATAHVLAACKAAAVPYMVHISSSVVNSVANDDYTNTKRAQEEMVVTSGQHHCVLRPTLMFGWFDPKHLGWLSRFMERTAVFPIPGDGRFMRQPLYERDFCRCIAKCIETEPEGTYDIVGETRVDYVDIIRTIKRVKNLRTIIVHVPIGFFAFLLRTYSLFTSKPPFTADQLKALSAGDDFKGIDTEAVFGVRQTSFEDAIRESYTDPRYSHIVLQR, from the coding sequence ATGGCACAGAAGAATGACAAAATCATCCTGACAGGCGCCGCAGGCCTAGTAGGGCAGAACCTAATCGTCGAGCTGAAGCAACAGGGTTATACCCAGCTGGTCGCCATCGACAAGCATGCGCATAACTTGGGCATTATGCAAAGCCTACATCCAGACGTTAAGACTATCCATGCAGATCTTGCCGAGCCAGGCGAGTGGGCCGAAGCCTTCCGGGACGCGCGGCTGGTAGTCCAGCTACACGCACAGATCACAGGCAAGAGCACCGATCAGTTCGTTCGCAACAACCAGACGGCCACGGCACACGTATTGGCCGCCTGCAAGGCGGCCGCAGTGCCTTATATGGTGCACATCAGCTCATCGGTGGTGAACTCGGTTGCCAACGATGACTACACCAACACAAAGCGCGCCCAGGAAGAGATGGTGGTGACCAGTGGCCAGCATCATTGCGTGCTGCGCCCGACGCTGATGTTCGGCTGGTTCGATCCTAAGCATCTAGGCTGGCTGTCTCGCTTTATGGAGCGCACGGCCGTGTTCCCGATTCCCGGCGATGGCCGCTTCATGCGCCAGCCGTTGTACGAGCGTGACTTCTGTCGCTGCATCGCCAAGTGCATCGAAACCGAACCGGAAGGCACCTACGACATCGTCGGCGAGACCCGGGTGGACTACGTCGATATCATCCGCACCATCAAGCGGGTCAAGAATCTCCGTACCATCATCGTGCACGTCCCAATCGGCTTCTTTGCATTCCTTCTACGCACCTACTCACTGTTCACCAGCAAGCCTCCTTTCACAGCAGACCAGCTCAAGGCACTGAGCGCTGGAGACGACTTCAAGGGGATCGACACCGAAGCGGTGTTCGGTGTGCGTCAGACATCGTTCGAAGACGCCATTCGTGAAAGCTACACCGACCCGCGCTATAGCCACATCGTGTTGCAGCGCTGA
- a CDS encoding SDR family oxidoreductase — MQRVLIIGATSAIAEATARRYAARGAAIHLLGRQAGRLETIAADLTTRGAKSSIGVLDVNDNARHGDILDAAWAALGGVDIVLIAHGTLPDQAACNASVELSLREFATNGTSTIALCAAIVPRLASGATLAVISSVAGDRGRASNYLYGSAKAAVTAYLSGLGQRLHAEGINVLTIKPGFVDTPMTAAFKKGALWAKPDQIARGIIGAVDKRRAVAYLPAFWWAIMLVIKNIPEFVFRRIKL; from the coding sequence ATGCAACGCGTTCTTATCATCGGTGCCACCTCGGCCATCGCCGAAGCAACCGCCCGCCGCTACGCCGCACGCGGGGCCGCCATCCATCTGCTCGGCCGACAGGCAGGCCGCCTGGAAACAATTGCCGCGGACCTTACGACGCGTGGCGCCAAGAGCAGCATCGGCGTACTGGATGTCAACGACAATGCACGTCATGGCGACATCCTGGATGCTGCCTGGGCTGCATTGGGCGGCGTCGATATCGTATTGATTGCACATGGCACGCTGCCGGATCAGGCTGCGTGCAACGCATCGGTCGAACTGTCGCTTCGTGAATTCGCAACCAACGGTACTTCTACCATCGCGTTGTGCGCAGCGATCGTGCCACGGCTGGCCTCGGGCGCCACGCTTGCAGTCATTTCTTCGGTGGCAGGCGACCGCGGCCGTGCCAGCAACTATCTCTACGGCAGCGCCAAAGCGGCTGTGACTGCGTACCTGAGCGGACTCGGCCAGCGTTTGCACGCGGAAGGCATCAACGTGCTCACGATCAAGCCGGGCTTCGTCGACACACCCATGACCGCAGCGTTCAAAAAGGGCGCACTGTGGGCAAAGCCGGACCAGATCGCCAGGGGGATCATCGGTGCAGTGGACAAGCGTCGCGCTGTGGCCTATCTGCCGGCTTTTTGGTGGGCCATCATGCTGGTGATCAAAAACATACCAGAATTCGTTTTCCGCAGGATCAAGCTCTGA
- a CDS encoding lysylphosphatidylglycerol synthase transmembrane domain-containing protein, which translates to MALFSPPNINGAATLRHRLDYLAVFVLVLCAGYVATLVWVDHGNGTFSRLSEVWQLMSLAIVPVSITYLFRYWRWQWLLRRKGHRVPVLPGLAGYLAGFALTATPGKAGELMRIRYFARMGVPAERTLGVFVFERASDLLVILALSLLAAAVFPTLGTLVAVVLGFVCVLFGAAAWPQLLGQLKRLTERLPGRWLQRLMRLGLAAVLELRSCLDLQAFGQSMLAGSIAWGLTSAVFVGLCVGMGLPLDPVVAFGIYPLAMLIGALSFVPGGVGTTELAIVLMLNRLGISTADAIAVAVAARLVTLWYAILVGALAMPIAEFASRKRAG; encoded by the coding sequence ATGGCGTTATTCTCGCCCCCCAACATCAACGGTGCCGCAACGCTGCGGCACCGTCTGGATTATCTGGCCGTTTTCGTCCTCGTGTTATGTGCCGGGTACGTCGCCACACTGGTGTGGGTGGATCACGGAAACGGCACATTTTCGCGCCTGAGCGAGGTCTGGCAGTTGATGTCGCTCGCAATCGTGCCTGTCTCCATCACCTATCTGTTTCGCTACTGGCGCTGGCAGTGGCTGCTGCGCCGCAAGGGGCATCGGGTACCGGTGTTGCCTGGCTTGGCCGGCTATCTGGCGGGCTTCGCGCTGACCGCCACGCCTGGCAAGGCAGGCGAACTGATGCGGATTCGCTATTTCGCGCGCATGGGTGTACCTGCTGAGCGCACGTTGGGCGTGTTCGTGTTCGAGCGTGCTTCCGACTTGCTGGTCATCCTCGCTCTTTCGTTATTGGCCGCAGCAGTGTTTCCAACGCTGGGCACACTGGTTGCGGTGGTTTTAGGATTTGTCTGTGTGTTGTTCGGCGCAGCGGCGTGGCCTCAGTTGCTTGGCCAGTTGAAGCGTTTGACTGAACGCCTGCCGGGCCGTTGGCTGCAACGCCTGATGCGCTTGGGCCTTGCCGCAGTGCTGGAACTGCGTAGCTGCCTGGACCTGCAGGCATTCGGGCAAAGCATGCTCGCCGGATCGATTGCCTGGGGACTGACATCGGCTGTCTTCGTGGGATTGTGCGTCGGGATGGGCTTACCTCTGGATCCTGTTGTCGCGTTCGGCATCTATCCGCTGGCGATGCTGATCGGCGCTCTGTCTTTCGTTCCCGGCGGCGTCGGCACCACCGAACTGGCTATCGTCTTGATGCTCAACCGGCTCGGGATCTCCACTGCAGACGCAATTGCGGTGGCTGTCGCGGCGCGCTTGGTCACGCTCTGGTACGCGATTCTGGTCGGTGCATTGGCAATGCCGATTGCGGAATTTGCCTCTCGCAAGAGAGCAGGTTGA
- a CDS encoding UbiA family prenyltransferase: MDLDGTLLNSDILYESVLALLARNPLYVFLLPLWLLRGKAALKRELASRVSLPAETLPYNHQVLELLRTTTQRPRVLCTASDALLVQPIADHLGLFEQVIASDGKRNLSGRNKADVLVEIFGQGNFDYAGNGSVDLHVWEKAGGAWVVNNGTLLARGAAQRTTVHAHWPAPSRARAWLKALRLHQWLKNLLVFVPLLTAHRFLDLEWVVQSTIALIAFGLCASGVYVLNDLLDLTPDRQHPRKRERPFAAGRLPLLQGLLVAPALTVAGLLLSLACSVEFTLVLLAYYVMTLAYSLRLKRIVMIDVVLLAALYTVRIIGGAMAIGVELSFWLLAFSMFMFLSLALLKRYTELHAVLSSGKTKASGRAYSVEDLSLLQSMGAAAGYIAVMVMALYINSPESVELYRHPKVLWLVCPVLLYWVSRVWIVAHRGEMHDDPIVFAATDPVSQIVVVLCGLFALSAI, from the coding sequence GTGGATCTGGATGGCACGCTTCTGAATTCGGACATCCTCTACGAGTCGGTGCTTGCCTTGCTGGCACGCAACCCGCTGTACGTATTTTTGCTACCGCTGTGGTTGTTGCGCGGCAAGGCTGCGCTGAAGCGCGAGCTGGCTTCGCGCGTGTCCTTGCCTGCCGAAACCCTGCCATACAACCACCAGGTACTGGAGCTGCTGCGTACCACAACACAACGCCCGCGGGTACTGTGCACCGCATCCGATGCGTTGCTGGTGCAGCCCATTGCCGACCATCTGGGCCTGTTCGAACAGGTCATAGCCAGTGACGGCAAACGCAATCTCTCAGGCCGTAACAAGGCAGATGTGCTAGTCGAAATCTTTGGACAGGGCAACTTCGATTACGCCGGCAACGGCAGCGTGGATCTGCATGTGTGGGAAAAGGCGGGCGGCGCCTGGGTCGTCAACAACGGAACCTTACTTGCCAGGGGAGCTGCACAACGCACGACCGTTCACGCGCACTGGCCTGCACCGTCACGTGCCCGCGCGTGGCTCAAGGCCCTGCGGTTGCATCAGTGGCTGAAGAATCTGCTGGTGTTCGTCCCGCTGCTCACAGCGCACCGCTTCCTCGATCTGGAATGGGTCGTGCAATCCACGATCGCATTGATCGCATTCGGGCTGTGCGCTTCTGGCGTGTATGTCCTTAATGATTTACTCGACCTGACGCCGGACCGCCAGCATCCGCGCAAGCGCGAGCGGCCTTTCGCCGCTGGTCGACTTCCCTTGTTGCAAGGTCTATTGGTCGCTCCCGCGCTGACCGTCGCCGGACTTCTGCTTTCGTTGGCCTGCAGCGTTGAGTTCACGCTGGTCCTGCTGGCTTATTACGTCATGACCTTGGCGTATTCGTTACGCTTGAAGCGTATTGTCATGATCGATGTGGTGCTTCTTGCAGCGCTGTATACCGTGCGCATCATCGGCGGCGCCATGGCGATCGGCGTCGAACTATCGTTCTGGCTGCTGGCATTTTCGATGTTCATGTTCCTGTCGCTGGCACTGCTCAAGCGTTACACCGAACTGCATGCCGTGTTGAGCAGCGGCAAGACCAAGGCCAGTGGGCGCGCTTATTCGGTAGAAGACCTTTCGCTGCTGCAGTCGATGGGCGCGGCAGCTGGCTACATCGCGGTGATGGTGATGGCCCTGTATATCAACAGCCCCGAGAGCGTGGAGTTGTACCGGCATCCCAAGGTGCTGTGGCTGGTCTGCCCGGTGCTGTTGTACTGGGTGAGCCGGGTATGGATCGTTGCGCATCGCGGAGAAATGCATGACGACCCGATCGTGTTTGCCGCCACAGACCCAGTGAGTCAGATCGTTGTGGTGCTTTGCGGGTTGTTCGCCCTGAGCGCCATCTGA
- a CDS encoding electron transfer flavoprotein subunit alpha/FixB family protein — translation MVKVLVVAEHFNGQLNAATAKTLSAALAVSAESIDVVVLAADPAAVAAQAAQLAGVARVLTVANAANEHAIAQVLGPQIAQLAGQGYTHVFGPSTTFGKDLMPVVAALLGVNQISDLMSVEDAHTFKRPIYAGNAIITVQAPADQIVVATVRSASWPEAATGGNATVEPVTVDATLPTHTRFIGLAAGSSDRPDLQSAKRVVSGGRGVGSAENFQHIYSLADKLGAAVGASRAAVDAGYVPNELQVGQTGKIIAPELYMAIGISGAIQHLTGIKDAGTIVAINKDPESPIFEIADIGLVGDLFSLLPELEAALG, via the coding sequence ATGGTCAAGGTTCTCGTTGTTGCCGAACATTTCAACGGCCAGCTCAATGCAGCCACCGCCAAGACCCTCAGCGCCGCACTGGCGGTGTCGGCCGAATCCATCGACGTCGTCGTGCTGGCGGCAGATCCGGCCGCGGTTGCCGCCCAGGCCGCGCAGTTGGCGGGCGTTGCACGCGTGCTGACGGTGGCCAATGCTGCCAACGAACACGCCATCGCACAGGTGCTTGGCCCGCAGATCGCCCAGCTCGCCGGTCAGGGTTACACCCATGTCTTCGGCCCCTCTACGACCTTCGGCAAGGATCTGATGCCGGTCGTGGCAGCATTGCTTGGCGTCAACCAGATCTCCGACCTGATGTCGGTCGAGGATGCGCATACCTTCAAGCGCCCGATCTACGCCGGCAACGCGATTATCACCGTACAGGCGCCGGCCGACCAGATCGTGGTGGCGACTGTGCGCAGCGCCTCGTGGCCGGAAGCGGCGACTGGCGGGAACGCAACGGTAGAGCCCGTCACAGTCGATGCCACGCTACCGACCCACACCCGCTTCATCGGCCTGGCCGCAGGCAGCTCCGACCGCCCGGACCTGCAGAGCGCCAAGCGCGTGGTCTCCGGCGGCCGCGGCGTCGGCTCGGCCGAGAATTTCCAGCATATCTACAGCCTGGCCGACAAACTCGGTGCCGCCGTCGGTGCATCGCGCGCGGCGGTGGACGCGGGCTATGTGCCCAATGAGCTGCAGGTCGGCCAGACCGGCAAGATCATCGCGCCCGAGTTGTATATGGCCATCGGCATCAGCGGCGCAATCCAACATCTGACCGGCATCAAGGACGCCGGCACGATCGTGGCGATCAACAAGGACCCGGAGTCGCCGATCTTCGAGATTGCCGATATCGGGTTGGTGGGTGATCTGTTCTCTCTGCTGCCGGAGCTGGAGGCAGCGCTGGGCTAA
- a CDS encoding FAD-binding oxidoreductase: MAAGQSWGRYPKAHQILIPVNDRAAPLPTFDDLALPRGNGRSYGDSCLNPDGALLCARGLDRFIAFDPGTGVLRCETGVTLAEIIELVLPQGWFLPVTPGTRYVTVAGAIANDVHGKNHHRTGNFGHHVRAFELLRSDGQRRLCTPDDADRWFAATVGGLGLTGLITWAEIQLRRVGSPTLEAENIRFGSLDEFFELSAASADSHEYSVAWIDCLASGKARGRGHFTRADHCTGLAQERPKSPGASLPMPITPPMSLVNKLSLRPFNALYYWRQPAPRKRFVSHLLPFFYPLDGIRNWNRMYGPAGFLQYQCVLPPTASRDGVDALLAEIARSGSGSFLAVLKEFGNTSSLGMLSFPRPGTTLALDFPNSGPDVFRLLERLDRIVDEAGGALYPAKDARMAAHSFQRAYGRWREFSSYLDPRFSSGFWRRVTE; this comes from the coding sequence ATGGCAGCGGGGCAATCGTGGGGACGCTATCCCAAAGCACATCAGATACTGATACCGGTCAATGATCGCGCTGCGCCGTTGCCAACATTCGATGACCTTGCGCTGCCCCGCGGCAATGGGCGCAGTTATGGCGACAGCTGCCTGAATCCGGATGGGGCGCTGCTGTGCGCACGCGGGCTTGATCGATTCATCGCCTTTGATCCAGGCACTGGCGTCCTGCGCTGTGAGACGGGGGTCACCCTTGCCGAAATCATCGAGCTGGTGTTGCCGCAAGGCTGGTTTCTGCCCGTGACGCCCGGCACTCGTTACGTCACGGTCGCCGGCGCGATCGCCAACGACGTGCATGGCAAGAACCACCATCGCACCGGCAATTTTGGCCACCATGTGCGCGCATTCGAGCTGCTGCGCAGCGACGGCCAGCGGCGGCTATGCACCCCTGATGACGCCGACCGCTGGTTCGCAGCCACGGTGGGAGGGCTGGGATTGACCGGCCTGATCACCTGGGCGGAAATTCAGTTACGCCGTGTCGGCAGTCCCACGCTGGAAGCAGAGAACATCCGCTTCGGCTCGCTCGACGAGTTCTTTGAGTTGTCGGCGGCATCGGCCGACAGCCACGAGTACAGCGTGGCCTGGATCGATTGTCTGGCAAGCGGCAAGGCACGCGGACGCGGGCACTTCACCCGTGCCGATCACTGCACCGGGCTTGCCCAGGAGCGACCGAAATCGCCAGGCGCCAGTCTGCCCATGCCGATTACGCCACCGATGTCGTTGGTGAACAAATTATCCCTGCGACCTTTCAATGCGCTTTATTACTGGCGTCAGCCCGCACCGCGCAAACGCTTCGTCAGTCATCTGTTGCCGTTCTTCTATCCGTTGGATGGCATCCGCAACTGGAACCGCATGTATGGACCCGCCGGGTTTTTACAGTATCAATGCGTGTTGCCACCGACCGCCTCGCGCGATGGCGTCGACGCGTTACTTGCAGAGATTGCGCGCAGCGGGAGCGGCTCGTTTTTGGCGGTGCTGAAAGAGTTCGGTAATACATCGTCTCTTGGCATGCTGTCGTTTCCCAGGCCTGGTACGACGCTGGCACTGGATTTTCCCAATAGCGGCCCTGACGTGTTCCGCCTGCTTGAGCGACTCGACCGCATCGTCGACGAAGCAGGCGGCGCTCTGTACCCTGCCAAGGATGCACGTATGGCCGCGCATTCGTTCCAGCGCGCCTACGGTCGCTGGCGCGAATTCAGCAGCTATCTCGATCCACGCTTTTCTTCCGGCTTCTGGCGCCGGGTCACGGAGTAG